From one Candidatus Thioglobus sp. NP1 genomic stretch:
- a CDS encoding CTP synthase, producing MTKYIFITGGVVSSLGKGIASASLASILETRGINVTLLKLDPYINVDPGTMSPFQHGEVFVTNDGAETDLDLGHYERFVRIQLGKKNNFTAGRVYENVIQRERRGDYLGATVQIIPHITDEIKKLTKEGAEDSEVALVEIGGTAGDIESLPFLEAIRQMSLELGRENTLFIHLTLLPFIKVAGELKTKPTQHSVKELRGIGIQPDILICRSEHQLEDQERKKIALFTNVPEDSVFVSLDQDSIYKVPEDLHGQGLDNIVVSKLGLNCKPADLSEWKNVVSQLERPNHSVDIAMVGKYMDLTESYKSLSEALIHAGVHTQTKVNIHYFDSEEIEKNGADSLSKMSAVLVPGGFGIRGIEGKIKAVQFARENNIPFLGICLGLQVAVIEYARHMANMKGANSTEFDDKTNYPVIGLITEWQDENGNTQKRNSDSHLGGTMRLGGQECELINGSNAQKIYGANKVIERHRHRYEVNNKLISKIEEAGLFVSGRSNDGSLVEMIEIPGHPWFVACQFHPEFTSTPRDGHPLFEGFIKAAKEAHNLILS from the coding sequence ATGACAAAATACATCTTTATTACCGGTGGTGTTGTTTCCTCTTTAGGTAAAGGGATAGCCTCCGCTTCATTAGCTTCAATTCTTGAAACTCGTGGTATTAATGTTACACTCCTCAAGCTTGATCCATACATAAACGTTGACCCTGGAACAATGAGTCCATTCCAACATGGTGAAGTTTTTGTTACTAATGATGGTGCAGAAACTGATCTTGATCTTGGTCATTATGAACGATTTGTTAGAATACAACTGGGTAAAAAGAACAATTTTACTGCTGGTAGAGTTTATGAGAATGTTATCCAAAGAGAACGAAGAGGAGACTACCTTGGTGCAACAGTGCAAATCATCCCTCATATTACAGATGAAATTAAAAAGCTAACCAAAGAGGGCGCTGAAGATTCTGAGGTTGCTTTAGTTGAAATTGGAGGTACAGCAGGTGATATTGAATCACTTCCTTTCTTGGAGGCTATAAGGCAAATGAGCCTAGAATTAGGTCGTGAAAATACATTATTTATCCATCTTACACTTCTTCCTTTTATTAAAGTTGCAGGTGAGCTCAAAACAAAACCAACTCAGCACTCTGTCAAAGAGTTAAGAGGGATAGGAATTCAACCAGATATTCTTATTTGCAGATCAGAGCACCAGCTTGAAGATCAAGAGCGTAAAAAAATTGCTCTATTTACAAATGTTCCTGAAGATTCAGTTTTTGTCTCGCTAGATCAAGATTCTATATACAAAGTCCCAGAGGATCTTCATGGTCAAGGCCTAGATAATATTGTTGTATCTAAATTAGGGCTTAATTGTAAGCCTGCTGACTTAAGTGAGTGGAAAAATGTTGTGTCTCAACTAGAACGACCAAATCATAGTGTTGATATTGCTATGGTTGGTAAATACATGGATTTAACTGAGTCATACAAATCATTATCAGAAGCTCTTATTCATGCAGGTGTTCATACACAAACAAAAGTTAATATCCATTATTTTGATTCTGAGGAAATTGAAAAAAATGGTGCTGATAGTTTAAGTAAGATGAGTGCAGTCCTTGTTCCTGGTGGTTTTGGAATTCGAGGTATTGAAGGTAAAATTAAAGCTGTTCAATTTGCCCGAGAAAATAATATACCCTTTTTAGGTATTTGCTTAGGTTTGCAGGTTGCCGTAATTGAATATGCACGCCATATGGCTAATATGAAAGGCGCAAATAGCACAGAGTTTGATGATAAAACTAACTATCCTGTTATTGGACTCATAACTGAATGGCAGGACGAAAATGGTAACACTCAAAAACGTAATTCAGATTCACATCTTGGAGGAACTATGAGGCTTGGTGGTCAAGAGTGTGAACTTATTAATGGAAGTAATGCACAAAAGATCTATGGGGCTAATAAAGTTATTGAGCGCCATCGCCATAGGTACGAGGTAAATAATAAGCTTATTTCTAAAATTGAAGAGGCTGGTTTGTTTGTATCAGGAAGATCTAATGATGGGTCTTTAGTTGAGATGATTGAAATTCCAGGCCACCCATGGTTTGTTGCATGTCAGTTCCATCCAGAATTCACCTCAACCCCTCGGGATGGACATCCATTATTTGAAGGTTTTATAAAGGCAGCAAAGGAAGCACATAACTTAATTCTTTCTTAA
- a CDS encoding FAD-binding oxidoreductase, with amino-acid sequence MSKANIVIIGGGVIGLVTALRMLDSNQEVTLIDYQEPGSGTSYGNAGTIAEYAVLPVGSPSILKNLPSLLLNKNSPIAINRSEIFTLAPWLIRFLYQSSSKKAVKNAKAITDLLVDCRQRWELLVKEINANSTLKSNGCLYFYNKKSSFEAGKKDMTKRKMLGLNVEMLTPLELQKLEPNLDMIEGGASFFPDGAYLNDPGKVMKLLFQSVVKKGCTVINKAADKIERSSEGVKVYLNDNSQITAKHVVISAGAYSKKFAKQAGDYVPLETERGYHIEYDMSEPLLNRPSCSVEKGFYMSPMTGRLRVAGTVEFGGLDQTISKHRIDHLKRGVSEFFPDLGDPNRSWLGFRPSIPDSRPVISESSKGNDIIYAFGHGHIGLTLAPITAEIVESIITKSKPPVEISQYSVKRF; translated from the coding sequence ATGTCAAAAGCAAATATAGTAATTATAGGTGGTGGGGTGATTGGCTTAGTTACTGCATTAAGAATGCTTGATTCTAATCAAGAAGTAACACTTATTGATTATCAAGAGCCTGGAAGTGGAACATCATATGGAAATGCGGGTACGATTGCAGAATATGCAGTTCTGCCAGTTGGATCTCCTAGCATATTAAAAAATTTACCTTCTCTTCTACTAAATAAAAATAGCCCCATAGCTATAAATCGTTCTGAAATTTTTACCCTAGCGCCATGGCTTATAAGATTTTTGTACCAATCTTCATCAAAAAAAGCTGTAAAAAACGCTAAAGCTATTACAGATCTTCTAGTTGACTGCAGGCAGAGATGGGAGTTATTAGTAAAAGAGATTAACGCTAATTCAACTCTTAAAAGTAATGGCTGTCTTTATTTTTATAACAAAAAATCCTCATTTGAGGCAGGTAAAAAAGATATGACTAAGCGAAAAATGCTTGGTTTAAATGTAGAGATGTTGACTCCATTAGAGCTCCAAAAACTTGAGCCAAATTTAGATATGATCGAAGGAGGAGCCTCTTTTTTTCCAGATGGAGCCTATCTAAATGATCCTGGTAAGGTAATGAAGCTTCTATTTCAAAGCGTTGTTAAAAAAGGATGCACGGTAATTAATAAAGCTGCTGATAAAATTGAAAGATCGAGTGAGGGCGTAAAAGTTTATTTAAATGATAATTCACAAATTACAGCAAAACACGTAGTTATTTCTGCTGGAGCATATTCAAAAAAATTTGCTAAGCAGGCTGGAGATTATGTTCCATTAGAGACTGAACGCGGCTACCATATTGAATATGATATGTCTGAACCTTTATTAAATAGACCAAGTTGTTCGGTAGAAAAAGGTTTCTATATGTCTCCCATGACTGGAAGGCTTAGGGTTGCTGGAACTGTTGAGTTTGGAGGGTTGGATCAAACAATTTCAAAACATAGGATAGATCATCTTAAGCGAGGTGTCTCAGAATTCTTTCCAGACTTAGGTGATCCCAATAGGTCTTGGCTAGGTTTTCGTCCCTCAATTCCTGATAGTAGACCTGTTATATCTGAGTCAAGTAAGGGTAACGATATTATTTATGCTTTTGGCCACGGTCATATAGGGTTAACTTTGGCTCCAATTACTGCTGAGATAGTAGAGTCTATTATCACCAAATCTAAACCACCAGTTGAAATTTCTCAATACTCAGTTAAAAGATTTTAA
- the der gene encoding ribosome biogenesis GTPase Der has product MSNPVISLVGRPNVGKSTLFNRLSNSRQALVSDFEGLTRDRQYASIKLDDNSYCSIVDTGGLTNEESLIDSGIQGQVLNALDESDVIYFIVSNKDGVTALDIDIASQLRKLKKDIILVCNKAEGLNKASASEFYELGMGEPCLISAEHNQGISDLIEITIPLLPEIIDEQKQELKGIAVAVLGRPNVGKSTLINRILGEERVLAIDIPGTTRDSIFIPFEREGQQYTLIDTAGIRRKRSVNEKVEIFSIIKAKEAIDESHVVVLVLDAHEGVTDQDATLLGMIAEKGRALLIVINKWDGLDEYQKSEVKRKLDIKLSFINYASVHFISALHGSGVGKLFTPIKKSFEHAGGRFPTSLLNKILEKANNAHQAPPVGGKRPKLKFVNQSDVFPPTFIFHGNNVNNISNSYERFLKNFFISSLKLSNTPIKIQYKSGDNPFKDKKNILSARQIQKKKRLMRFVKKK; this is encoded by the coding sequence GTGAGTAATCCCGTCATCTCATTGGTTGGAAGACCCAATGTAGGTAAATCAACGCTTTTTAATCGGCTGAGTAATTCTCGGCAAGCACTCGTATCTGATTTTGAAGGTTTAACCCGTGATCGGCAATATGCCTCTATAAAGCTTGATGATAATTCCTATTGCTCCATTGTTGATACTGGAGGATTAACTAATGAAGAATCGTTAATTGATTCAGGAATTCAAGGTCAGGTTTTGAATGCACTTGATGAATCTGATGTTATTTATTTTATTGTTAGCAATAAAGATGGAGTTACCGCACTAGATATAGATATTGCCTCTCAGCTTAGAAAGTTAAAAAAAGATATTATTTTAGTATGTAATAAAGCTGAAGGTCTAAACAAAGCTTCAGCCTCCGAGTTTTATGAACTTGGTATGGGTGAGCCCTGTCTTATTTCAGCAGAGCACAATCAGGGAATTTCAGATTTAATTGAAATAACGATTCCATTACTTCCAGAAATTATTGATGAACAAAAACAAGAATTAAAAGGCATAGCTGTTGCAGTTTTAGGGAGGCCCAATGTTGGTAAATCTACATTAATTAATCGAATCTTAGGAGAAGAGAGAGTCTTAGCAATTGATATTCCTGGCACAACTCGAGATTCAATATTCATTCCATTTGAGCGAGAAGGACAGCAATATACTTTAATAGATACAGCTGGAATTAGACGTAAAAGAAGTGTTAATGAAAAAGTAGAAATCTTTAGTATTATTAAGGCTAAGGAGGCAATAGATGAATCTCATGTAGTGGTTCTAGTTCTTGATGCCCATGAAGGAGTAACTGATCAAGATGCAACTCTGCTTGGTATGATTGCAGAAAAAGGAAGAGCTCTTTTAATAGTAATTAACAAGTGGGATGGTTTAGATGAATATCAAAAAAGCGAAGTAAAAAGAAAACTTGATATTAAGTTGTCATTTATAAATTATGCCTCTGTCCATTTCATTTCAGCACTTCATGGCTCAGGAGTTGGTAAACTATTTACTCCAATTAAAAAATCTTTTGAACATGCTGGAGGAAGGTTTCCAACGTCACTACTCAATAAAATTTTAGAAAAAGCAAATAATGCCCACCAAGCCCCGCCTGTAGGAGGCAAAAGGCCAAAACTAAAGTTCGTAAACCAATCAGATGTTTTTCCACCAACCTTTATCTTTCATGGCAATAATGTCAATAATATCTCGAATAGTTATGAAAGATTTTTAAAGAATTTTTTTATATCCTCACTCAAACTATCAAATACTCCTATTAAAATTCAATATAAAAGTGGTGATAACCCCTTTAAAGATAAAAAAAATATTCTTTCAGCAAGGCAAATTCAAAAAAAGAAGCGTTTAATGAGATTTGTTAAAAAGAAGTAA
- a CDS encoding tetratricopeptide repeat protein, which yields MKNFIEISDSEEEQVDKIKKWWNTNGKQIIGGAIIGLGGVFGWNYYADYQDGQALNARALYLSYSADSSNIGAYDKLIEDHSSSSYSEQATLLMAKYLFDAGNYSLALNAIEPLINSESSIIASTAALRVASIQLQLGQHDKALSTLTVDVEDGFSGLIYNLKGDVYLDLGNSDEAKKYYSLAIENITENSSLTQLIQIKLDDLN from the coding sequence ATGAAAAATTTTATTGAAATTAGCGATTCGGAAGAAGAGCAAGTCGACAAGATCAAAAAATGGTGGAATACCAATGGTAAGCAAATTATTGGTGGCGCTATAATAGGTCTTGGTGGTGTTTTTGGTTGGAATTACTATGCTGACTATCAAGATGGCCAAGCACTCAATGCGAGAGCCCTTTATTTAAGTTATTCTGCAGATTCTAGCAATATCGGTGCTTATGATAAGCTTATTGAAGATCATTCCTCTAGCAGCTACTCAGAGCAAGCAACTTTATTAATGGCAAAATATCTATTTGATGCAGGAAACTACTCGCTAGCTCTTAATGCAATTGAACCTTTAATTAATAGTGAAAGTAGCATAATAGCTTCTACTGCAGCTTTAAGAGTAGCCTCTATACAATTACAACTTGGTCAACATGATAAAGCACTTTCGACTCTTACTGTAGATGTTGAAGATGGTTTTTCAGGTTTAATTTATAATCTTAAAGGTGATGTTTATTTAGATCTTGGTAATTCAGACGAAGCCAAAAAATACTATAGCCTTGCAATTGAAAACATCACTGAGAACTCAAGCTTAACCCAGCTAATTCAAATTAAGCTTGACGATTTAAATTAA
- the hisS gene encoding histidine--tRNA ligase yields MPKKIQAIRGMNDLLPSNSEVWSEIDKTISELLLSYGYKYCRPPIVESTETFSRAIGEVTDIVEKEMYTWKDTSGDSLTLRPEGTAGVVRMMIEHNLPREGIQKVFYDGPMFRHERPQKGRYRQFHQVGAEVFGASDAKIDAELISITHSLWKKLGIDVRLEINSLGSSESRSSYKELLQKFLNQNKSRLDEDSLRRLNRNPLRILDSKNQEMTGLIAEAPKMIDHLDEESKLHFSILKNYLDSLGINYEVNPKLVRGLDYYNKTVFEWVSNDLGSQGTICGGGRYDGLVEKMGGNSTPAIGFAIGIERIALLINDLKNRIAKNKPHIYFIVLGEKSQIESMRLSKKIIEALPSLIISNDISMGSIKSQMKKADKSNADFALILGEEELSNKQLSFKPLKGQGDQQLIKLEGIIQHLQEIL; encoded by the coding sequence ATGCCAAAAAAAATCCAAGCGATTCGAGGAATGAATGATTTGCTGCCATCAAATTCTGAAGTATGGTCAGAAATTGATAAAACCATTAGTGAATTACTTTTATCATATGGATATAAATATTGTCGCCCTCCAATTGTAGAAAGTACTGAAACCTTTTCTCGAGCTATTGGAGAGGTTACCGATATCGTTGAAAAAGAAATGTACACCTGGAAAGATACCAGTGGTGATTCATTAACCCTGAGGCCAGAAGGAACAGCTGGTGTCGTTCGAATGATGATTGAACATAATTTACCCCGAGAAGGAATTCAAAAAGTTTTTTATGATGGTCCAATGTTTAGACATGAACGCCCTCAAAAAGGCAGATACCGACAATTTCATCAGGTTGGGGCAGAGGTTTTTGGTGCATCAGATGCAAAGATTGATGCTGAATTAATTTCAATTACTCATTCTCTTTGGAAAAAACTAGGCATTGATGTAAGGCTCGAAATTAACTCACTAGGCTCAAGTGAAAGTAGGTCTTCATACAAAGAGCTCTTGCAAAAATTTTTAAACCAAAACAAAAGTCGCTTAGATGAAGATAGTCTTCGCCGTTTAAATAGAAATCCACTTAGAATTTTAGATAGCAAAAATCAAGAAATGACAGGGTTAATTGCTGAAGCACCTAAGATGATTGATCATCTTGATGAAGAATCAAAACTGCATTTCTCAATTTTAAAAAACTACCTAGATAGTCTTGGTATTAACTATGAAGTCAACCCAAAACTAGTTAGAGGTTTAGATTATTATAATAAAACAGTATTTGAGTGGGTCTCTAACGATTTAGGATCACAGGGCACAATATGTGGTGGTGGAAGATATGATGGCTTAGTTGAAAAAATGGGAGGTAATTCAACTCCAGCGATTGGTTTTGCTATTGGTATTGAGAGAATAGCTTTATTAATTAATGATTTAAAAAATCGTATTGCTAAAAATAAACCACATATTTATTTTATTGTTTTAGGAGAAAAATCTCAAATAGAATCAATGAGACTATCAAAAAAAATTATTGAAGCTCTTCCTAGTTTAATTATTTCTAATGATATTAGCATGGGCAGTATCAAAAGCCAAATGAAAAAGGCTGACAAATCTAATGCAGATTTTGCGTTAATTCTAGGCGAAGAGGAATTATCTAATAAACAGCTAAGCTTTAAACCTCTTAAAGGTCAAGGAGACCAGCAATTAATTAAACTTGAGGGTATCATTCAGCATCTTCAGGAGATATTATGA
- a CDS encoding 5'-nucleotidase yields the protein MKEESTKLIIAISSRALFNLDHSHQIFKEEGIKAYAKHQQENEGVVLEPGVGFTLVKKLLKLNSKKTPIDVILLSRNSSETGLRIFNSIEHYGLNISRAAFTRGESTHPFVGAFEADLFLSSNYNDVQKALQSGFAAASIIESKSNNSHPSQLRIAFDGDAVIFSDESERVFQEKGLDAFHENEKLAEKIELKAGPFKSFLVSLQKIQSTFPEENNPIRTALVTARSAPAHKRVIHTMREWGIRIDESFFLGGLDKGVFLREFAADIFFDDQHQHCNSASKYVPTGHVPSGIKNE from the coding sequence ATGAAAGAAGAGAGTACAAAACTGATAATTGCTATTTCTTCAAGAGCGTTGTTTAATTTGGATCATTCTCATCAGATATTTAAAGAGGAGGGTATTAAAGCTTATGCTAAACACCAACAAGAGAATGAGGGAGTTGTTCTAGAGCCAGGTGTTGGTTTTACTCTGGTAAAGAAATTACTTAAATTAAATAGCAAAAAAACACCTATTGATGTTATTTTACTTTCAAGAAATAGCTCTGAAACAGGGCTTAGGATATTTAATTCTATTGAACATTATGGTTTAAATATTTCAAGAGCAGCTTTCACTAGAGGGGAAAGTACTCATCCATTTGTTGGTGCATTTGAGGCCGACCTATTTCTTTCAAGCAACTATAATGATGTTCAGAAGGCTTTACAATCTGGTTTTGCGGCAGCCTCAATTATTGAATCAAAATCTAACAACAGCCACCCTTCTCAACTTAGAATTGCTTTTGATGGTGATGCAGTTATTTTCTCAGATGAATCTGAGAGAGTTTTCCAAGAGAAAGGACTTGATGCTTTTCATGAAAATGAAAAACTTGCTGAAAAAATTGAACTAAAAGCTGGCCCCTTTAAATCATTCTTAGTTTCATTACAAAAAATTCAATCAACATTTCCAGAAGAAAATAATCCTATAAGAACTGCTTTAGTAACTGCAAGATCTGCTCCTGCTCATAAAAGAGTAATACATACTATGAGAGAATGGGGGATTCGTATTGATGAGTCTTTTTTTCTTGGTGGATTAGATAAGGGCGTTTTTTTGAGAGAATTTGCTGCAGATATATTCTTTGATGATCAGCATCAGCATTGTAATTCGGCATCAAAGTATGTACCAACAGGACATGTTCCTAGTGGGATTAAGAATGAGTAA
- a CDS encoding DUF1249 domain-containing protein, producing MIHKQTKLKYIPKNQKTSYSSICEIFDLNFKKILRLVPLLPAIKDDFIAMKDSCNDLHLICHDKSPYTGTYTLTHRIKSQEKIINQPDICFKIYFDAKLLEVVSVCKETRINNSHPLLTDCSDLSYQLELNIFMLRWLDYCLERYDGAQWIENS from the coding sequence ATGATTCATAAACAAACGAAATTAAAATATATTCCCAAGAATCAAAAAACTTCATATTCAAGTATATGTGAAATTTTTGATCTTAACTTTAAAAAAATTTTAAGACTTGTTCCACTTCTTCCAGCTATTAAAGATGACTTTATTGCTATGAAGGATTCTTGTAATGATCTGCATCTTATCTGCCATGATAAATCTCCATATACTGGAACATATACTCTTACACATAGAATTAAATCTCAAGAAAAAATTATTAACCAACCTGATATTTGCTTCAAAATATACTTTGATGCAAAACTACTAGAAGTTGTCTCAGTATGCAAAGAAACAAGAATTAATAACTCGCATCCATTACTTACTGATTGTAGTGATTTATCTTATCAATTAGAGCTTAACATTTTCATGTTAAGGTGGCTTGATTATTGTCTAGAAAGATATGATGGTGCCCAATGGATTGAGAATTCATGA
- the dnaB gene encoding replicative DNA helicase, with the protein MDIENTKLPPNSIDSEQSVLGGLLLHNESWDNVVNILSSTDFYQASHRIIYDAIVTLLEHDKPADILTVKEQVIKTHDEDSIGGFTYLAQIADNTPSVSNIETYAKHVRELSIYRQLIKIGRELADTAFQPKDIEVNELLDLSERKIFEIAEQVSRNKQEITNIKDILKDVVNRVHEMQEKKGFRGLETGFGELDKLTSGLQNGDLVIIAGRPSMGKTALSMNIVEHVAIHNSTPVAVFSLEMPTEQLVIRMISSFGRIDSSKLRDGDMSEVDWNSFNHAVRAFEENTILIDETPSITPTEIRAKCRRLKRKYPDLGLIMVDYLQLMTVHGKSENRVQEISEISRSLKALAKEINVPVIALSQLNRGVESRTKTGKGRMPQMADLRESGSIEQDADIIGFIYRDEVYHDDAYTNPEETGKADLRIAKHRNGATGNIKLAFIGQYARFEDLAFEDRFQSVNDDQINASYVNNMTNFDQGDF; encoded by the coding sequence ATGGATATTGAAAATACCAAATTACCACCAAATTCAATTGACTCAGAACAGTCTGTATTGGGTGGACTTCTTTTGCATAATGAATCCTGGGATAACGTTGTCAATATTCTAAGTTCAACTGATTTTTATCAAGCTTCACATCGAATCATTTATGATGCAATTGTCACCCTTCTTGAGCATGACAAGCCAGCAGATATTCTTACTGTGAAAGAACAGGTTATTAAAACTCATGACGAGGATTCAATTGGAGGCTTTACTTATCTTGCTCAAATTGCTGATAATACTCCAAGTGTATCCAATATAGAAACATATGCTAAACATGTCAGAGAACTTTCTATCTATAGACAATTAATTAAAATTGGCAGAGAGTTAGCTGATACCGCATTTCAACCAAAAGATATTGAAGTAAATGAACTTCTAGATCTCTCAGAAAGAAAAATTTTTGAAATCGCAGAACAAGTGAGTCGTAACAAGCAAGAAATTACAAATATCAAGGATATTTTAAAAGATGTTGTAAATCGTGTCCATGAGATGCAAGAAAAGAAGGGCTTCAGAGGTTTGGAGACTGGTTTTGGTGAATTGGATAAGCTTACATCTGGTCTTCAGAATGGTGATCTTGTAATTATTGCTGGTCGACCAAGTATGGGTAAAACTGCCCTATCAATGAACATTGTTGAACATGTAGCAATTCATAATTCTACCCCTGTTGCTGTATTCAGCCTTGAAATGCCTACAGAACAATTAGTAATAAGAATGATTTCATCATTTGGCCGCATAGATTCTAGCAAATTGCGAGATGGAGATATGTCTGAGGTAGATTGGAATAGTTTTAATCATGCAGTAAGGGCATTTGAAGAGAATACAATATTAATTGATGAAACGCCATCAATTACTCCAACTGAAATAAGGGCTAAGTGCAGGCGCTTAAAAAGAAAGTACCCAGATCTTGGACTTATAATGGTTGACTATCTCCAACTCATGACTGTGCATGGTAAATCTGAAAATAGAGTTCAAGAGATTTCTGAAATATCACGCTCATTAAAAGCTCTTGCTAAAGAAATAAATGTTCCAGTTATTGCCTTATCTCAACTTAATCGTGGTGTTGAGTCTCGAACTAAAACTGGTAAAGGAAGAATGCCTCAAATGGCTGACTTACGAGAATCTGGCTCAATTGAGCAAGATGCCGATATTATTGGCTTTATCTATAGAGATGAGGTTTATCATGACGATGCATATACTAATCCCGAAGAGACTGGCAAGGCTGATCTAAGAATAGCGAAACACCGAAATGGAGCTACTGGTAATATTAAACTTGCCTTTATAGGACAGTACGCCAGATTTGAAGACCTAGCTTTTGAAGACCGCTTTCAAAGCGTCAATGATGACCAAATCAATGCATCATATGTTAATAATATGACAAATTTTGATCAGGGTGATTTCTAA
- the rplI gene encoding 50S ribosomal protein L9 yields MQVILLEKNEKLGNLGDIANVKSGYARNFLIPQGKAKPANKSNMAAFETIRAELEAKEATALSDAQAKESAMTDIVCTISANAGEEGKLYGSVSPADIVENLLSQGIEVEKRDINIPEAIRNTGEYEITVSLYAEVVVPVKVIVIAATEPE; encoded by the coding sequence ATGCAAGTAATTTTATTAGAAAAAAATGAAAAGCTAGGAAATCTTGGTGATATTGCAAATGTTAAGTCTGGATATGCAAGGAACTTTCTTATCCCGCAGGGTAAAGCTAAACCTGCAAACAAATCTAATATGGCTGCTTTTGAAACCATAAGGGCTGAACTTGAAGCTAAAGAGGCAACTGCTCTATCAGATGCACAGGCTAAAGAATCTGCAATGACAGATATCGTTTGCACTATTTCTGCTAATGCAGGAGAAGAAGGAAAACTATATGGCTCTGTAAGTCCTGCTGATATTGTTGAAAATCTTCTTTCGCAAGGTATTGAAGTTGAAAAGAGAGATATTAATATCCCTGAAGCGATTCGAAATACTGGGGAATATGAAATTACGGTATCACTTTATGCTGAAGTTGTTGTTCCAGTAAAAGTTATCGTTATCGCTGCAACTGAACCAGAATAA
- the rpsR gene encoding 30S ribosomal protein S18, protein MAKKQVTKRRKFQIPINRFCRFTKAGYTEIDYKDVEILLKNIDESGKITPSRITGTTAKFQRQLTTAIKRARFLALIPYTDKHKK, encoded by the coding sequence ATGGCAAAAAAACAAGTAACTAAAAGACGTAAATTTCAAATTCCAATTAATCGTTTTTGCCGCTTTACTAAAGCTGGTTATACAGAAATTGATTATAAGGACGTTGAGATACTATTAAAAAACATTGATGAAAGTGGAAAAATTACACCTTCAAGGATTACTGGTACAACTGCTAAATTTCAGCGTCAGTTAACTACTGCAATTAAAAGAGCGCGGTTTTTAGCCTTAATTCCTTATACTGATAAACATAAAAAATAG
- the rpsF gene encoding 30S ribosomal protein S6 produces MRHYEVTLIVHPDQSSQVTTMIEKYKELITSGGGIVHRSEDWGRKHLAYPINKIYKAHYLMMNVECDQETLDKLNYNFRFNDAVIRNLIISKSEAITSPSIMLEGNDKDKDEAKVKPKTETKVEAKADTEVKDDKKSEASDEVKE; encoded by the coding sequence ATGAGACATTACGAAGTAACTCTCATTGTCCACCCTGACCAAAGTTCTCAGGTTACGACAATGATTGAAAAATACAAAGAATTAATTACCTCTGGTGGTGGTATCGTTCACCGCAGTGAGGACTGGGGTCGAAAGCACCTAGCTTATCCAATCAATAAGATATATAAAGCACACTACTTAATGATGAATGTTGAGTGTGATCAAGAGACATTAGATAAACTTAATTATAATTTCCGCTTCAATGATGCTGTAATTAGAAATTTAATTATTTCTAAGTCTGAAGCTATTACATCGCCATCTATTATGCTTGAAGGAAACGATAAAGATAAAGATGAAGCTAAAGTAAAGCCCAAGACTGAAACTAAAGTAGAAGCTAAAGCAGATACTGAAGTTAAAGATGATAAAAAGTCTGAAGCTTCTGATGAAGTTAAAGAATAG